A genomic window from Coccinella septempunctata chromosome 9, icCocSept1.1, whole genome shotgun sequence includes:
- the LOC123320822 gene encoding mitochondrial import receptor subunit TOM7 homolog, giving the protein MVLSEGVKQRLSIVIELGKTVFHYGFIPTVLYLGFQKGSDPGAPEISLQSLFW; this is encoded by the exons ATGGTTTTATCTGAAGGTGTAAAACAACGCTTATCTATAGTTATAGAATTGGGGAAGACAGTTTTTCATTATGGATTCATACCAACTGTCCTATACTTAG GTTTCCAAAAAGGATCAGATCCAGGAGCTCCTGAAATCTCGCTGCAGAG cTTATTCTGGTGA